CAGCGACTGTTCCGGGGCCTGATAATGCGGCTGAATGCCGTTCCAGATAGTAACAAGCTCGTTTCCGGACTGGGCGGCACGGGTGCCGGAGGCCGCGATCAGCGCGGCATCGGAAATAATCAGGTCCGGGTCCGGAAGGACCGGCAACGCATCCGCACTCATTTGTCCGCCTCCGGAGATACGCTGGGAGCAGCGATGGATGCCTGCTGATTGGCGGTCTCCGCCATAACCTGGTCGCCGTCGATGTACGCATGGATAGCATTTGCGGTTTCATCAAGAACTTTATCGGCGCGCTGTACTGCACTGGCTACCAGCGGGCCCAGGTAGCCCTCATAGACTTCCATCAATGCGCCGGTGATAAGTCCGCTGTTGACACTTTCCGCAGCGCCCGTCAGGGCATTCCGAAGAACGTTTCCTTCTGTTCCAAGTTCTCGGTGTTCTGTTCTGGCTTGAACTATCACGCCCCGGGTTCCCGCGACGTCGATATCCCACCCATTAAGTGACATCCCCCATTATCCTTCCCCCTGCAAAAAAGCTCCGCCAGCGACACCGGTTTACCGTATGTCCTTGGACAAGCGCATGTCCATGGGGAGAACTACCCATGGACATCAACGCAATTGCCAAAGCGCCCAATATGCGTTCAAGGCCTTTTGCAATAAGCAGTTTGCCAGATAGGCGGATATGCCGCTCGGAGGGAAAGCGGCATCGGTCTTTTGGCGATATCGCGTTATGGGCGCAGAGGGGAAGGTCCCTCGCCGAAGCCGTGCCCGGGGCTACACCGGCTTTTCGATGTCCGTGGCGTCCAGGATGGAATAGGCATAGCCCTGCTCCGCGAGGAACCGCTGCCGCTTGGCCGCGAAGTCCTGGTCCAGGGTGTCGCGGGCCACGACGGTGTAGAAGTGCGCCGCCTTGCCGTCCGCCTTGGGGCGCAGGAGCCGGCCCAGCCGCTGGGCCTCTTCCTGCCGGGAGCCGAAGGAACCGGAGACCTGGATGGCCACGGAGGCCTCGGGCAGGTCGATGGAGAAGTTGGCAACCTTGGACACCACGAGGGTGCTCAGGGCGCCTTCGCGGAATTCGTTGAAGAGCCGCTGGCGTTCCTTGACCGGGGTGTCACCCTTGATCACCGGTGCGTCCAGGCGCTCGGAAAGTTCGTCCAGCTGGTCAAGGTACTGCCCGATCACCAGGGTCTGCTCGCCGGCATGGCGCTTCACCAGCTGTTCGACGACGCCGGTCTTGGTTTCCGACGTCGAGCACAGCCGGTACTTGTCCCCGTCTTCGGCCATGGCGTAGGCCACCCGCTCATCCCGCGGCAGGTCCACCCGGACCTCGATGCACTCGGCGGGCGCAATGTAGCCCTGCGCCTCGATGTCCTTCCACGGGGCGTCGTACCGCTTGGGACCGATCAGGGAGAAGACCTCGCCCTCGCGGCCGTCCTCGCGGACCAGGGTGGCGGTCAGGCCCAGCCTGCGCCGGGCCTGCAGGTCCGCGGTCATCCGGAAAATGGGTGCCGGCAGCAGATGGACCTCGTCGTAGATGATCAGGCCCCAGTCATTGGCGTCCAGCAGTTCCAGGTGCGGATACAGCCCGCCCCGCTTGAGCGTCAGGACCTGGTAGGTGGCGATGGTGACCGGGCGGACTTCCTTCACTGCGCCGGAGTATTCGCCGATCTCGTCCTCGGTCAGGGAGGTGCGCTTCAGCAGCTCGTCCTTCCACTGCCGGGCGGAGACGGTGTTGGTCACCAGGATGAGGGTGGTGGTGGAGCTGGTGGCCATGGCCGCCGCCCCGACCAGGGTTTTGCCCGCACCGCAGGGCAGCACCACCACGCCGGAGCCGCCGGCCCAGAAGTTCTCAGTGGCGAGCTTCTGGTAGGGGCGCAGCGCCCAGCCGTCCTCATTGAGCAGGATCGGATGCGGCGTGCCGTCCACATAGCCGGCCAGGTCTTCGGCGGGCCAGCCCAGTTTCAGCAGCAGCTGTTTGAGCTGGCCGCGCATGGCGGACTGCACCACGACGGTTTCGCCGTCGATCCGCGGGCCGAGCAGCGGCTGGATCTTCTTGGCATGCATTACTTCTTCGAGCACCGGATAGTCGTTGGTGCGAAGCACCAGCCCGTGCTGGGGATCCTTCTCCAGCCGCAGCCGCCCGTACCGCGACATGGTTTCTTCAATGTCGATCAGCAGCGAGTGCGGCACCGGGAAACGGGAGTACATAAGCAGCGTGTTCAGGACCTGTTCGGCGTCGAGCCCCGCGGCCCGCGCATTCCACAGGCCCAGCGGCGTCAGCCGGTAACTGTGGATGTGCTCGGGGGCACGCTCGAGTTCGGCGAAAGCCGCGATGGCGTGCCGGGCCTCGGTTGCCTGTTCATGATCGACCTCCAGAAGAATCGTCTTATCGCTCTGGACAATCAACGGTCCGTCAACCATGTGCCGGGCTACCCTCCACTATTTCCACGTCCATAATCCGATGTACTGACACTGTGCGTTCGACGTCGTGGCGCGGGTCGTAGACCCGGACCCTGCCGTCGCTCACTGAGAGGGGAACGAAAATTTCCTGCCGCTGATTCCCCTGGGCATCCACCACGCCCATGCGCACCGAACTCTTGGTCCGGATGGCCTTGCGCAGGGTTTCCAGGCTGACCAGGGACTGGCTCTCGCCGCCGGTATGCGGGACGGGCCCTCCGCCGCGCAGCGCGGCCAGCTGCCGGTCCAGGTCCTCGTCCGTAAGTTCCCACGGATTCAGCCGGGCCCTGGAGGAGGACGGCGCCGGCACAGGGATCATCCGGTGGGAGCCGACCGGCTTGCGTGCCGGTCCTTCCAGTGCCGGGGGATAGCCGAGCTCCCGGAGGGAAAAGGTGAGTTCCTTGGCCGGCACGTTGGCTGCGACCACTGTCGGGGCCAGCCGCACCAGGCCCAGTGAAGCGGTCCGCGGGTCCGCCAACAGGGCGTTCAACCCGGCCTCGTCATCACTGCGCAGATAAGATCCCGCCGCGCCCACCCGCAGCCGGCCGTACCGGGCTGCCGTGTCCTCCACCAAGTAGCGCAGCGGCTGGGGGACATCCGTTGCGGAATGCTGGTGCAGGAAGGCGAGGATGCCGTCGGCGTCGAGCCCTTC
This genomic stretch from Arthrobacter sp. zg-Y1110 harbors:
- a CDS encoding DUF6507 family protein: MSLNGWDIDVAGTRGVIVQARTEHRELGTEGNVLRNALTGAAESVNSGLITGALMEVYEGYLGPLVASAVQRADKVLDETANAIHAYIDGDQVMAETANQQASIAAPSVSPEADK
- a CDS encoding DNA repair helicase XPB, which encodes MVDGPLIVQSDKTILLEVDHEQATEARHAIAAFAELERAPEHIHSYRLTPLGLWNARAAGLDAEQVLNTLLMYSRFPVPHSLLIDIEETMSRYGRLRLEKDPQHGLVLRTNDYPVLEEVMHAKKIQPLLGPRIDGETVVVQSAMRGQLKQLLLKLGWPAEDLAGYVDGTPHPILLNEDGWALRPYQKLATENFWAGGSGVVVLPCGAGKTLVGAAAMATSSTTTLILVTNTVSARQWKDELLKRTSLTEDEIGEYSGAVKEVRPVTIATYQVLTLKRGGLYPHLELLDANDWGLIIYDEVHLLPAPIFRMTADLQARRRLGLTATLVREDGREGEVFSLIGPKRYDAPWKDIEAQGYIAPAECIEVRVDLPRDERVAYAMAEDGDKYRLCSTSETKTGVVEQLVKRHAGEQTLVIGQYLDQLDELSERLDAPVIKGDTPVKERQRLFNEFREGALSTLVVSKVANFSIDLPEASVAIQVSGSFGSRQEEAQRLGRLLRPKADGKAAHFYTVVARDTLDQDFAAKRQRFLAEQGYAYSILDATDIEKPV